A genomic region of Elephas maximus indicus isolate mEleMax1 chromosome 10, mEleMax1 primary haplotype, whole genome shotgun sequence contains the following coding sequences:
- the LOC126084432 gene encoding olfactory receptor 4K3-like — protein sequence MEEANRSVVSEFIFSGLCNSRELQSFLLLPFSMLYLMTVVGNLLVVLLIISDPHLHSPMYFLLANLSFVDFCLSSVTTPKLTTDFLKDNKTISFRGCMSQILCVHFFGGGEMVLLVTMAYDRYVAICKPLHYSSIMDRQKCLWLVLISWIIGFVHAMSQMAMILELPFCGPRVVDSFFCDIPLVIKLACMDTHTLGTLINTDSGVLATTCFILLLISYTYILLTVRLRTKDGPSKALSTCVSHIIVVVLFFGPCIFIYLWPLSTTWVDKFLAVFYTVITPLLNPAIYTLRNKEIKNAVKRLISHDMNSRDNFYISCVIRKSSLFTLILPWLDL from the coding sequence ATGGAAGAAGCAAATCGGTCTGTGGTGTCAGAGTTTATTTTTAGTGGACTTTGTAATTCAAGGGAGCTCCAAAGCTTCCTCCTACTGCCATTTTCTATGCTCTACCTGATGACTGTTGTAGGCAACCTCCTCGTTGTGCTCTTGATCATCTCTGATCCTCATCTCCATTCCCCCATGTACTTCCTCTTGGCCAATCTTTCATTTGTTGACTTCTGCCTTTCCTCAGTCACCACCCCTAAACTAACCACAGACTTCCTAAAGGATAACAAGACCATCTCCTTTAGAGGCTGTATGAGCCAGATTCTCTGTGTGCACTTCTTTGGAGGTGGTGAGATGGTGCTGCTTGTGacaatggcctatgaccgttatgtggccatctgcaagccACTCCATTACTCCAGCATCATGGACAGACAAAAATGCCTCTGGCTAGTTTTGATATCATGGATCATTGGCTTTGTGCATGCCATGAGTCAAATGGCAATGATTCTGGAACTGCCATTCTGTGGACCCAGAGTAGTGGACAGCTTTTTCTGTGATATCCCTTTGGTGATCAAACTAGCCTGCATGGATACACATACTCTGGGAACATTGATAAACACTGACAGTGGGGTCTTGGCAACAACCTGCTTCATTCTCTTGCTGATATCCTACACCTATATCCTATTAACTGTTCGCCTTCGCACTAAGGATGGGCCATCAAAGGCACTCTCTACCTGTGTTTCCCACATCATAGTGGTGGTGTTGTTCTTTGGACCCTGCATCTTCATCTATCTGTGGCCACTCAGCACCACTTGGGTGGACAAGTTTCTTGCTGTGTTTTACACAGTCATCAcgcctctcctgaatccagccatTTACACACTGAGaaataaagagattaaaaatgcTGTAAAGAGACTGATAAGTCACGATATGAATTCAAGggataatttttatatttcttgtgTAATCAGAAAATCCTCTTTATTCACTTTAATACTGCCATGGCTTGACCTGTAA